A genomic stretch from Candidatus Poribacteria bacterium includes:
- a CDS encoding Gfo/Idh/MocA family oxidoreductase, translating into MDKIRLAIVGCGGMGHRHMYGLAELHRAGWTRFNLVGACDPVLANAESLAAQAEERFGQKPAVVGSLEELSEVGVDAVDVTTTPPYHHTVAIETLERGWHTMVEKPMGLTVRACNLIRRAADASDAILSVAENYRRDPINRLAKALLDVEVIGTPRFLIHHAIGGTNRMTISVWRHQKDQSGVLLDVGVHYADMIEYLLGEVDTVYAQTRLHEPIRYNAAAVTGESGSNPSGVYTKWQREMPAEFEATAEDAAYATLTFKSGVVGQYIEEHAAWGQGGWLRQIHGSQGSMTLPGDRSGRLITLNIDGQEPLSDERLLDLVPDFHLDAVTTDLFGGNRLWNYELPFTQIDAKIIAIEYGDFAEAIAGNGEVEVDAYQGTRSVAVSYAILESGATGQIVQLDEMLNESINTYQREIDEGLGI; encoded by the coding sequence ATGGATAAAATTAGATTGGCAATCGTTGGATGTGGTGGGATGGGACATCGACACATGTACGGATTGGCGGAACTCCATCGTGCCGGATGGACCCGGTTTAACCTCGTCGGCGCGTGTGACCCGGTCCTCGCTAATGCTGAGTCTCTCGCTGCACAAGCCGAAGAACGTTTCGGTCAAAAACCGGCTGTTGTCGGGAGCCTGGAAGAACTTTCTGAAGTCGGTGTAGATGCCGTGGACGTGACGACTACGCCGCCGTACCATCATACTGTCGCCATAGAAACACTTGAACGCGGCTGGCATACCATGGTAGAAAAACCGATGGGTCTGACCGTCCGAGCGTGTAACCTCATTCGACGTGCCGCTGACGCATCCGATGCAATCCTCAGTGTTGCCGAAAACTATCGGCGCGACCCAATTAATCGACTTGCGAAGGCACTTCTTGATGTCGAAGTCATCGGCACGCCGCGCTTTCTCATCCACCATGCAATCGGCGGCACAAACCGTATGACCATCTCCGTCTGGCGACATCAGAAGGATCAGAGCGGCGTGTTGCTGGATGTCGGTGTTCACTACGCCGATATGATTGAGTATCTACTTGGTGAAGTTGATACCGTCTACGCACAAACACGGCTCCACGAACCCATCCGGTACAACGCTGCAGCGGTGACCGGTGAGTCTGGTTCTAACCCATCGGGGGTCTATACGAAATGGCAACGCGAGATGCCTGCTGAATTTGAAGCAACTGCAGAAGACGCAGCGTATGCAACCTTGACTTTCAAAAGTGGTGTTGTCGGGCAATATATTGAGGAGCACGCCGCATGGGGACAAGGGGGCTGGCTCCGCCAAATTCACGGATCCCAAGGCTCTATGACGCTCCCTGGAGACCGAAGCGGTAGACTTATCACCCTTAACATTGACGGACAGGAACCACTCAGCGACGAAAGACTCTTGGATCTCGTTCCGGATTTTCACTTAGATGCTGTTACAACAGATCTATTCGGTGGCAATCGGTTGTGGAACTATGAATTGCCGTTTACGCAAATTGACGCGAAGATTATCGCTATTGAATATGGAGATTTCGCTGAAGCTATTGCTGGAAATGGTGAAGTTGAGGTTGATGCATATCAAGGCACCCGTTCGGTTGCTGTCTCCTATGCTATACTTGAGTCTGGCGCAACCGGTCAGATCGTTCAACTGGACGAGATGCTGAATGAATCCATCAATACGTATCAGCGCGAAATTGACGAAGGATTGGGCATATAA
- a CDS encoding Gfo/Idh/MocA family oxidoreductase: MTDKQELGIGLIGLGIGQQHLLGYQRQNLQVTAICDKDITRLNEVGEQFQIDKRYTRITDLIADPNVNVIDMAVQPWIRSPIVQAAAEAGKHILCQKPFSMSMRQAVEMVEICERHNVELMVNQNSCFVPGFLAIEPYINAEHLGEIYHVSITCNGFYTEFPERHLIPAMQVHHIGLVYKWFGEYESVYCQAHGHDRSIEAGETVSVALFTSRSGIQGLLSCNWAFLANPGRNLQHPHEEIRIQGTKGAIYGNSEDMTVHLTEPEVREIKPSIEGTWFPDAFGNVMAHFLECLRNGEKPITHGRSNLHVVQTFFAMHQSASSGEVIRVDDISLDGNYNLSPHPVHSADDVAILH; this comes from the coding sequence ATGACAGACAAACAAGAACTTGGCATCGGTTTAATTGGACTGGGTATCGGACAACAGCACCTACTCGGTTATCAACGTCAAAATCTACAAGTTACTGCGATCTGCGATAAAGACATCACACGTCTTAACGAGGTTGGAGAGCAGTTTCAGATTGATAAACGTTATACCCGTATCACCGACCTGATTGCTGATCCCAATGTCAATGTGATTGATATGGCAGTACAGCCGTGGATCCGTTCCCCTATCGTCCAAGCCGCTGCTGAAGCAGGTAAACATATCCTCTGCCAAAAACCGTTCTCAATGTCGATGAGGCAAGCCGTTGAAATGGTGGAGATCTGTGAGCGACACAACGTGGAGCTTATGGTGAACCAGAATTCCTGCTTCGTGCCGGGCTTCCTCGCCATTGAACCCTACATCAACGCTGAACACCTCGGCGAGATTTATCATGTCTCAATAACCTGCAATGGATTCTACACCGAGTTCCCCGAACGCCATTTGATCCCAGCGATGCAAGTGCATCACATCGGACTCGTCTATAAATGGTTCGGCGAATACGAGAGTGTTTATTGTCAAGCACATGGACACGACAGGTCTATTGAAGCAGGCGAAACTGTGTCTGTTGCCCTTTTTACAAGTCGAAGTGGTATTCAAGGCTTGCTTTCGTGTAACTGGGCGTTCCTCGCCAACCCCGGACGCAACTTGCAACACCCACACGAGGAAATTCGCATTCAAGGGACTAAAGGGGCAATTTACGGGAACAGTGAGGACATGACCGTCCATCTCACGGAACCGGAGGTCCGCGAAATCAAACCGTCAATAGAGGGGACATGGTTTCCTGATGCCTTCGGGAATGTGATGGCTCACTTCTTGGAGTGTCTACGTAATGGAGAGAAGCCTATCACACACGGACGCAGCAATCTACACGTCGTCCAAACGTTTTTCGCTATGCACCAGTCTGCAAGTTCAGGAGAAGTCATCAGGGTTGACGATATTTCGTTGGATGGCAATTACAACTTGAGTCCACACCCTGTCCATAGTGCCGATGATGTCGCCATTTTACACTAA
- a CDS encoding mandelate racemase/muconate lactonizing enzyme family protein, with amino-acid sequence MKITNIETFIVDAGWRPWTFVKVETDEGITGYGECSDGRNPNGVVGTIKDFTPLLIGRDPRPYEMRFWDMIRGSRQSPGGIAAKAIAGIECALVDIKAKALGISVVELFGGPTRDDVRVYWSHCGSSRARNYELIGVPPLKSMDDIAALGREVVERGFTALKTNVIFPGDTASVHFGGFGGGPGTTDGNVSSQVLRHIETLIGTFREAVGPDVGINLDLNFNFKPEACMRIAKVLEQFDMLWLEIDMYDHEAIRQIKDSTTTKICTGENLYYMREYLPYFECRAADVFMIDVPWNGFAPSKKIGDLANVFQLNVAPHNYYSHLATHMSASLCAVLPNVRIMEIDIDDVPWKDDLTTHVPDITNGYMKIPTRPGWGTDLNEEVAKAHPWPDRRGEW; translated from the coding sequence ATGAAAATTACAAACATCGAAACTTTTATTGTGGACGCGGGTTGGCGTCCTTGGACTTTTGTTAAGGTAGAAACCGATGAAGGTATCACCGGCTATGGCGAATGTAGTGATGGTAGAAACCCCAATGGCGTAGTGGGAACTATTAAAGACTTTACCCCCTTGCTCATCGGACGCGATCCACGTCCTTACGAGATGCGGTTTTGGGATATGATTCGCGGCTCTCGGCAAAGTCCCGGCGGCATCGCTGCAAAAGCGATCGCGGGTATTGAGTGTGCACTCGTGGATATTAAGGCGAAAGCGTTGGGAATCTCCGTGGTCGAACTTTTCGGGGGACCGACACGTGATGATGTGCGGGTCTATTGGTCACATTGCGGGAGCTCTCGTGCGCGTAATTACGAACTCATAGGCGTTCCGCCTCTAAAGTCGATGGATGACATCGCAGCGTTAGGTCGTGAGGTGGTCGAAAGAGGATTCACAGCTCTCAAAACTAATGTCATTTTTCCCGGCGACACGGCATCTGTCCATTTTGGCGGCTTCGGCGGCGGACCGGGGACGACTGATGGGAATGTATCATCTCAGGTGCTACGGCATATTGAAACTTTGATCGGCACCTTCAGAGAGGCAGTCGGACCCGATGTCGGTATCAATCTCGATTTGAACTTCAATTTTAAGCCAGAGGCATGCATGCGGATTGCCAAAGTACTTGAACAGTTTGACATGTTGTGGTTGGAGATTGATATGTATGACCACGAGGCTATCCGTCAAATCAAAGATTCCACAACGACAAAAATATGCACTGGCGAAAACCTCTATTACATGCGTGAGTATCTACCTTATTTCGAGTGCCGTGCTGCTGATGTCTTTATGATAGATGTGCCGTGGAATGGATTCGCGCCTTCAAAGAAGATCGGGGACTTAGCAAACGTGTTCCAACTTAACGTTGCACCTCATAATTACTACAGCCACCTCGCCACCCACATGAGTGCGAGTCTCTGTGCTGTCCTGCCTAACGTACGTATTATGGAGATTGATATTGACGATGTTCCGTGGAAGGACGATTTGACGACTCACGTTCCAGACATTACAAATGGCTACATGAAAATACCGACGCGTCCGGGGTGGGGCACTGATCTCAACGAGGAAGTTGCGAAAGCACATCCCTGGCCTGATCGGAGAGGGGAATGGTAA
- a CDS encoding Gfo/Idh/MocA family oxidoreductase, whose translation MTTETKLPIRWGILSTANIATKVARAIHLARNADLVAVASRTEERAATWAKEHNVPTAYGTYDALLADESLDAIYIPLPPSLHAEWTVKAAEHGKHVLCEKPLAANADEAVTMADACRQNGVQLMDGVMWVHHERTAAMKQKLIDDTLGRLRRVTTAFTFNWDTIPAGNIRAMKEFAGGSLGDLGYYCVRAILWAYGGMPTQVFATARYKVGVDFNLAGILWFDNERIATLDCGFDTALRKWFEVAGTRASIVCDDFTVPLSEDSARFWVHGPDGNERNTVEGCIQEVTMIERFSQIVQSGNLETEWSDVAVNTMRVCDALLESHQHGEIIRL comes from the coding sequence ATGACAACTGAAACAAAATTACCGATCCGCTGGGGAATTCTCAGCACAGCAAATATCGCTACAAAGGTTGCCCGCGCAATTCATCTCGCCCGGAACGCGGATTTAGTTGCAGTCGCAAGTCGGACAGAAGAACGCGCTGCAACATGGGCAAAAGAACACAATGTCCCCACGGCTTACGGCACATACGATGCGCTTCTCGCCGACGAATCACTTGATGCTATCTATATCCCTTTGCCCCCTTCCCTCCACGCTGAATGGACAGTCAAAGCAGCCGAGCACGGCAAGCACGTTCTCTGCGAAAAGCCGCTCGCCGCAAATGCTGACGAAGCCGTAACCATGGCAGATGCTTGTCGCCAAAATGGTGTGCAACTGATGGACGGTGTCATGTGGGTTCACCACGAACGCACTGCAGCGATGAAACAGAAGTTAATAGATGACACCCTCGGACGCCTCCGCCGAGTAACTACCGCATTCACTTTCAATTGGGATACAATCCCTGCTGGCAATATTCGGGCAATGAAAGAATTCGCAGGCGGAAGCCTCGGCGATTTAGGCTATTATTGCGTCCGAGCGATTCTCTGGGCTTATGGAGGTATGCCGACACAGGTCTTCGCAACAGCCCGTTATAAAGTAGGTGTTGATTTCAATCTTGCCGGCATCCTCTGGTTTGACAATGAACGTATTGCCACTTTGGATTGCGGGTTTGATACAGCACTGCGGAAATGGTTCGAGGTTGCTGGCACGCGTGCCTCGATTGTCTGTGATGATTTCACTGTCCCTCTATCTGAAGATTCTGCTCGGTTCTGGGTTCACGGACCGGATGGCAATGAACGAAACACTGTTGAGGGTTGTATTCAGGAGGTCACGATGATTGAAAGATTCTCTCAGATTGTGCAATCTGGAAACCTTGAGACGGAGTGGTCGGATGTAGCAGTGAACACAATGCGCGTCTGTGATGCGCTCCTTGAATCACATCAACATGGGGAAATTATCAGACTCTAA
- a CDS encoding ABC transporter substrate-binding protein, which produces MNIRKIVTLTSLFVITVLIVGLSSCERVSEIVQPATPQMAEPSQEIAVGVVLPLTGRLNTSFGVPMQRGFELALSEINSTQSNGAKLKFIIEDDQSTPEGSVAAFNKLIHQEGVSVIFGSATSSQTEMTFPVAQENQVVAISSTSSARGLSAIGDFVFRVSLTTDKLIPAGIEVTEAKLDYQTAATLYDEIDLFSTDGDAAVREVLKARGIEVLTTETFQGGDTDFREQLTRIQTLNPDIIFVSSLSPEKPGILMQGHELGISVPFVMRTLVAEDVQAAGPAAEGAITFINWNTSINTPGNQAFIQNYSEIYGTAPNNYAARSYAALHILAAAIANAQSTDATSIRDALANIRDFDTIFGKFSFDANGDAIYDAKVLIVKDGKLLPFE; this is translated from the coding sequence ATGAACATTAGAAAAATTGTAACACTCACGTCTTTATTCGTGATTACTGTGCTGATTGTGGGGTTATCTTCTTGTGAACGGGTCTCCGAAATTGTTCAGCCCGCCACACCTCAGATGGCAGAACCCAGTCAGGAAATTGCCGTTGGAGTCGTCTTACCTCTGACAGGACGACTTAATACCTCATTTGGCGTGCCAATGCAGCGAGGCTTTGAATTAGCACTTAGCGAGATTAATAGCACACAATCCAACGGCGCGAAACTCAAATTCATCATTGAAGATGATCAGAGTACCCCCGAAGGGTCCGTTGCGGCTTTCAATAAACTGATCCATCAAGAAGGTGTGTCTGTCATTTTCGGATCTGCTACCTCCAGTCAAACCGAGATGACTTTCCCGGTTGCCCAAGAGAATCAGGTTGTGGCAATAAGCTCGACTTCTTCTGCTCGTGGTCTCAGCGCGATTGGAGACTTTGTTTTTCGCGTCTCACTTACCACGGATAAACTTATTCCTGCCGGTATTGAAGTGACAGAGGCAAAACTGGACTATCAAACCGCTGCTACGTTATATGATGAAATAGATCTTTTCTCTACGGATGGAGATGCGGCAGTCCGGGAAGTACTCAAGGCTCGCGGTATTGAAGTACTAACCACTGAAACCTTCCAAGGCGGCGATACCGACTTTCGTGAACAATTAACCCGAATACAGACACTGAACCCTGATATTATTTTTGTTTCAAGCTTATCACCAGAAAAGCCTGGAATCCTAATGCAGGGGCATGAACTCGGTATATCCGTTCCCTTTGTAATGCGTACATTGGTTGCAGAAGATGTACAAGCCGCAGGTCCCGCTGCTGAGGGTGCGATAACTTTTATAAACTGGAACACCTCAATCAACACACCCGGAAATCAAGCCTTCATCCAGAATTACAGTGAGATATACGGCACGGCACCAAATAACTACGCCGCGAGATCGTATGCCGCGCTCCATATTTTGGCGGCGGCAATCGCGAATGCCCAATCAACTGATGCGACTTCAATTCGAGATGCCCTCGCTAATATCAGAGATTTTGATACAATCTTCGGTAAGTTCTCGTTTGATGCAAATGGTGATGCGATTTACGACGCGAAGGTCTTGATTGTCAAAGATGGAAAGTTGCTACCCTTTGAGTAA